A single window of Streptomyces cathayae DNA harbors:
- the zwf gene encoding glucose-6-phosphate dehydrogenase: MSSSNPLRDPADRRLPRIAGPSGLVIFGVTGDLSRKKLMPAVYDLANRGLLPPGFSLVGFARREWAHEDFAQVVHDAVKEHARTPFREEVWQQLIQGMRFVQGTFDDDESFERLRGTIEELDKAQGTGGNFAFYLSVPPRSFPVVIQQLKKHGLADQSSGSWRRAVIEKPFGHDLKSAEELNALVHEVFAPDQVFRIDHYLGKETVQNILALRFANTMFEPIWNRSFVDHVQITMAEDIGIGGRAGYYDGIGAARDVIQNHLLQLLALTAMEEPASFGADALAAEKTKVLGAVRLPKDLGRDTVRGQYAAGWQGGAKAVGYLEEEGIDASSRTDTYAAIKLGIDNRRWAGVPFYLRTGKRLGRRVTEIAVVFQRAPHSPFDTTATEELGSNAIVIRVQPDEGVTVRFGSKVPGTSMEIRDVSMDFAYGESFTESSPEAYERLILDVLLGDSNLFPRTEEVELSWKILDPIEDHWDNHGRPAQYPAGTWGPVEADHMLERDGRSWRRP; this comes from the coding sequence TTGTCGAGCAGCAACCCGCTGCGTGACCCCGCGGACCGACGGCTCCCGCGTATCGCGGGGCCGTCGGGCCTGGTCATCTTCGGCGTCACGGGCGACCTCTCGCGCAAGAAGCTGATGCCCGCCGTGTACGACCTCGCCAACCGGGGTCTGCTGCCGCCGGGCTTCTCGCTGGTCGGGTTCGCCCGCCGCGAGTGGGCGCACGAGGACTTCGCGCAGGTGGTGCACGACGCGGTCAAGGAGCACGCCCGCACTCCGTTCCGCGAGGAGGTCTGGCAGCAGCTCATCCAGGGCATGCGCTTCGTCCAGGGCACCTTCGACGACGACGAGTCCTTCGAGCGGCTGCGCGGCACCATCGAGGAGCTGGACAAGGCACAGGGCACGGGCGGCAACTTCGCGTTCTACCTGTCGGTGCCGCCGCGGTCCTTCCCGGTGGTCATCCAGCAGCTGAAGAAGCACGGGCTGGCCGACCAGTCCAGCGGTTCCTGGCGGCGCGCGGTGATCGAGAAGCCCTTCGGCCACGACCTGAAGTCGGCCGAGGAGCTCAACGCGCTCGTCCACGAGGTGTTCGCCCCGGACCAGGTCTTCCGGATCGACCACTACCTGGGCAAGGAGACCGTCCAGAACATCCTGGCGCTCCGCTTCGCCAACACGATGTTCGAGCCGATCTGGAACCGGTCCTTCGTGGACCATGTGCAGATCACCATGGCCGAGGACATCGGCATCGGCGGCCGGGCGGGCTACTACGACGGCATCGGCGCCGCCCGGGACGTCATCCAGAACCACCTGCTCCAGCTGCTGGCGCTCACCGCCATGGAGGAGCCGGCCTCCTTCGGCGCGGACGCGCTGGCCGCGGAGAAGACCAAGGTGCTCGGCGCCGTGCGGCTGCCGAAGGACCTGGGCCGGGACACCGTGCGCGGGCAGTACGCGGCGGGCTGGCAGGGTGGCGCGAAGGCGGTCGGGTACCTGGAGGAGGAGGGCATCGACGCCTCCTCCAGGACCGACACGTACGCCGCGATCAAGCTGGGGATCGACAACCGCCGCTGGGCGGGTGTCCCCTTCTACCTGCGCACCGGAAAGCGGCTGGGCCGCCGGGTCACCGAGATCGCGGTGGTGTTCCAGCGGGCGCCGCACTCGCCGTTCGACACGACGGCCACCGAGGAACTGGGCTCCAACGCGATCGTGATCCGCGTCCAGCCGGACGAGGGCGTCACGGTGCGGTTCGGCTCCAAGGTGCCGGGCACGTCGATGGAGATCCGGGACGTGTCGATGGACTTCGCCTACGGCGAGTCGTTCACCGAGTCCAGCCCGGAGGCGTACGAGCGGCTCATCCTGGACGTCCTGCTCGGTGACTCCAATCTCTTCCCGCGCACCGAGGAGGTCGAGCTGTCCTGGAAGATCCTCGACCCGATCGAGGATCACTGGGACAACCACGGCCGGCCGGCCCAGTACCCGGCCGGTACCTGGGGGCCCGTGGAGGCGGACCACATGCTCGAGCGAGACGGACGGAGCTGGCGCCGGCCATGA
- the tal gene encoding transaldolase, whose amino-acid sequence MTDALKRLSDEGVAIWLDDLSRKRITSGNLAELIDQQHVVGVTTNPSIFQKAISEGDGYEQQLADLAARRVTVEEAIRMITTADVRDAADILRPVFDATDGKDGRVSIEVDPRLAHETRATVAEAKQLAWLVDRPNTLIKIPATEAGIPAIAEVIGLGISVNVTLIFSLERYRKVMDAFLTGLEKARERGLDLSKIHSVASFFVSRVDTEIDKRIDALGTDEAKAVRGKAAVANARLAYQAYEEVFATDRWSALEREGANRQRPLWASTGVKDKAYKSTMYVDDLVAPNTVNTMPEATLFATEEQGEIKGDAVAGTYEQARADLDAVERLGISYDDVVRLLEEEGVEKFEASWNDLLKSTEAELARLAPSEG is encoded by the coding sequence ATGACAGACGCACTGAAGCGCCTTTCCGACGAAGGCGTCGCGATCTGGCTGGACGACCTGTCGCGCAAGCGGATCACGTCCGGCAACCTCGCCGAGCTGATCGACCAGCAGCACGTCGTGGGCGTCACCACCAACCCGTCGATCTTCCAGAAGGCGATCTCCGAGGGTGACGGTTACGAGCAGCAGCTCGCCGACCTCGCCGCCCGCCGGGTCACGGTCGAAGAAGCCATCCGGATGATCACCACGGCGGACGTCCGGGACGCCGCCGACATCCTGCGCCCGGTCTTCGACGCCACCGACGGCAAGGACGGCCGGGTCTCCATCGAGGTCGACCCGCGCCTGGCGCACGAGACGCGCGCCACCGTCGCCGAGGCCAAGCAGCTGGCCTGGCTGGTGGACCGGCCCAACACCCTGATCAAGATCCCGGCGACCGAGGCGGGCATCCCGGCGATCGCCGAGGTCATCGGCCTGGGCATCAGCGTCAACGTCACGCTGATCTTCTCCCTGGAGCGGTACCGCAAGGTCATGGACGCGTTCCTGACCGGCCTGGAGAAGGCCAGGGAGCGCGGCCTGGACCTGTCGAAGATCCACTCGGTGGCGTCGTTCTTCGTGTCCCGCGTGGACACCGAGATCGACAAGCGGATCGACGCGCTCGGCACCGACGAGGCGAAGGCGGTGCGCGGCAAGGCCGCCGTCGCCAACGCGCGCCTGGCCTACCAGGCGTACGAGGAGGTCTTCGCCACCGACCGCTGGAGCGCGCTGGAGCGGGAGGGCGCCAACAGGCAGCGTCCGCTGTGGGCCTCCACCGGGGTGAAGGACAAGGCGTACAAGTCCACGATGTACGTCGACGACCTGGTGGCGCCGAACACGGTGAACACCATGCCGGAGGCGACGCTGTTCGCCACCGAGGAGCAGGGCGAGATCAAGGGCGACGCCGTCGCCGGCACCTACGAGCAGGCCCGCGCCGACCTGGACGCCGTGGAGCGGCTGGGGATCTCGTACGACGACGTGGTGCGGCTGCTGGAGGAGGAGGGCGTCGAGAAGTTCGAGGCGTCCTGGAACGACCTGCTGAAGTCGACCGAGGCGGAGCTCGCGCGCCTCGCCCCTTCGGAGGGCTGA
- the opcA gene encoding glucose-6-phosphate dehydrogenase assembly protein OpcA, giving the protein MKTDLTDTTAGEINKSLVRARRAIGTPAVGMVLTLVIVTDEENAYDALKSAGDASREHPSRTLVVIKRVSRSPRDRTQSRLDAEVRVGADAGTGETVVLRLYGEVADHAQSVVLPLLLPDAPVVVWWPVTAPLNPAGDPLGALAQRRVTDTYACEQPVRELAARAEAYTPGDTDLSWTRITPWRSMLAAALDQVTCEVQGVEVEGEEFNPSCELLAMWLADRLGVPVKRSLSGGPGLTAVRLSTDCGPIVLDRADGSLATLSIQGQPKRAVALKRRDTAELIAEELRRLDPDDTYASALRYGIERLRSPATGAGATKASSGALDEVSRGLTEASTALDEVSRALDEASGGPGKPAAGPSSAGEPSAGPSAKGAAGAAVGGPAAEGSSAGEAPAQAPLKKVEAK; this is encoded by the coding sequence ATGAAGACAGACCTCACGGACACCACGGCCGGCGAGATCAACAAGTCGCTGGTGCGGGCCCGCCGGGCCATCGGCACTCCGGCGGTCGGCATGGTGCTCACCCTGGTCATCGTGACCGACGAGGAGAACGCCTACGACGCCCTGAAGTCCGCGGGCGACGCCTCGCGCGAGCACCCCTCGCGCACCCTGGTCGTCATCAAGCGGGTGTCCCGCTCCCCCCGCGACCGCACGCAGTCCCGGCTGGACGCCGAGGTGCGGGTCGGCGCGGACGCGGGCACCGGCGAGACGGTGGTGCTCCGGCTGTACGGCGAGGTCGCCGACCACGCCCAGTCGGTGGTGCTGCCGCTGCTGCTGCCGGACGCCCCGGTGGTGGTCTGGTGGCCGGTCACCGCCCCGCTGAACCCGGCCGGCGACCCGCTGGGCGCGCTGGCCCAGCGCCGGGTGACCGACACCTACGCCTGCGAGCAGCCGGTGCGGGAGCTCGCGGCCCGCGCCGAGGCCTACACCCCGGGCGACACGGACCTGTCCTGGACCCGGATCACGCCCTGGCGTTCGATGCTGGCCGCGGCTCTGGACCAGGTGACCTGCGAGGTACAGGGCGTGGAGGTCGAGGGCGAGGAGTTCAACCCGAGCTGCGAGCTGCTGGCCATGTGGCTCGCGGACCGGCTGGGCGTGCCCGTGAAGCGTTCGCTCTCGGGCGGCCCGGGGCTCACCGCGGTCCGGCTGTCGACCGACTGCGGCCCGATCGTGCTGGACCGGGCCGACGGTTCGCTCGCGACGCTGTCCATCCAGGGCCAGCCGAAGCGGGCGGTGGCGCTCAAGCGCCGGGACACCGCGGAGCTGATCGCGGAGGAGCTGCGCCGGCTGGACCCGGACGACACGTACGCGTCGGCCCTGCGGTACGGCATCGAGCGGCTGCGGAGTCCGGCGACGGGGGCGGGCGCCACGAAGGCGTCCTCCGGTGCGCTGGACGAGGTGTCGCGCGGGCTGACCGAGGCGTCGACCGCGCTCGACGAGGTGTCGCGCGCGCTGGACGAGGCGTCGGGCGGCCCCGGGAAGCCGGCGGCCGGCCCGTCGTCAGCCGGTGAGCCGTCAGCCGGTCCGTCGGCCAAAGGAGCAGCGGGCGCCGCTGTCGGCGGACCGGCTGCGGAAGGTTCCTCCGCGGGCGAAGCGCCGGCGCAGGCACCGCTGAAGAAGGTGGAGGCGAAGTGA
- the pgl gene encoding 6-phosphogluconolactonase — protein MSTAPQLVVHRDKELMAQAAAARLITKVVDAQASRGSASVVLTGGRNGNGLLAALAAAPARDAVDWSRIDLWWGDERFLPDGDPERNVTQAREALLDAVPLDPKRVHAMPASDGPHGADVDAAAAAYAEELARAAGPTDHGAVPTFDVLMLGVGPDTHVASLFPELPAVRETERTVVGVHGAPKPPPTRVTLTLPAIRAAREVWLLAAGEDKAEAAAIALSGAGEIQAPAAGAYGRARTLWLLDAAAASQLPRTLYPPASP, from the coding sequence GTGAGTACGGCACCGCAGTTGGTCGTGCACCGCGACAAGGAGCTGATGGCGCAGGCCGCGGCGGCCCGGCTGATCACCAAGGTGGTGGACGCGCAGGCCTCGCGGGGTTCGGCGTCCGTGGTGCTGACCGGCGGCCGCAACGGCAACGGTCTGCTGGCCGCGCTCGCGGCCGCGCCCGCCCGGGACGCGGTCGACTGGAGCCGGATCGACCTGTGGTGGGGCGACGAGCGGTTCCTGCCGGACGGCGACCCGGAGCGCAATGTCACCCAGGCCCGTGAGGCACTGCTCGACGCGGTGCCGCTGGACCCGAAGCGCGTGCACGCCATGCCCGCGTCCGACGGACCGCACGGCGCCGACGTGGACGCGGCGGCGGCCGCGTACGCCGAGGAGCTGGCCCGTGCCGCGGGTCCGACGGACCACGGCGCGGTGCCGACGTTCGACGTGCTGATGCTGGGTGTCGGCCCGGACACGCATGTGGCGTCCCTCTTCCCGGAGTTGCCCGCGGTGCGGGAGACGGAGCGCACGGTGGTCGGCGTCCACGGGGCGCCCAAGCCGCCGCCGACCCGGGTGACGCTCACCCTCCCGGCGATCCGCGCGGCCCGCGAGGTGTGGCTGCTGGCGGCCGGCGAGGACAAGGCGGAGGCCGCGGCGATCGCCCTGTCGGGCGCGGGCGAGATCCAGGCCCCGGCGGCCGGCGCGTACGGCCGTGCCCGCACCCTGTGGCTGCTGGACGCGGCGGCGGCCTCGCAGCTGCCGCGGACGCTGTATCCGCCGGCTTCCCCGTGA